A genomic stretch from Penaeus vannamei isolate JL-2024 chromosome 6, ASM4276789v1, whole genome shotgun sequence includes:
- the LOC138861976 gene encoding protein psiQ-like, producing the protein MSGWMHSSGIGPGGISTIGKGHGVPEPKPFYLAQDNSSIHTSSVVKAWFCQHPEIKLCHSLSTLFIARLQNFKRISIFFIISGYMDQVFPICDRNLLISDMFLQSISPTPNLDSLLVLFCLSKASMSSKSRDMAWFLTAMLLLVAGGCVLTQAHEIEREDVNNGDGFEGYAANLRQLHECVKTPPKCSNEGGFCLNLQLSCAGKMNASLCNNDNCGCCLKHECINTPKICSSQNGVCINLMDDCAGQTDESLCRNKNCKCCMKHECSNTPKMCSNEGGTCINLMDDCAGKADESLCRNQNCKCCIKHECSNTPKMCSNEGGVCINLMDDCPGKANESLCRNQNCKCCMKHECSNTPKMCSNEGGTCINLMDDCAGKVNESLCRNQNCKCCMKHECSNTPKLCSNEGGVCINLMDDCPGKANESLCRNRNCKCCIKHECSNTPKMCSNEAMQQHRDMCQ; encoded by the exons ATGTCTGGGTGGATGCACAGCAGCGGTATCGGGCCGGGAGGTATTTCTACCATCGGTAAGGGCCATGGTGTTCCCGAGCCGAAGCCATTTTACCTCGCCCAGGATAACAGCTCCATCCACACAAGCAGTGTCGTGAAGGCATGGTTTTGCCAGCACCCCGAGATTAAACTATGCCACAGCTTGAG TACCTTGTTCATTGCCAGGCTTCAAAATTTCAAAAGAATAAGtatatttttcatcatatcag GATATATGGACCAGGTGTTTCCGATTTGTGATCGCAATTTGCTGATCTCGGACATGTTCCTGCAATCCATaagccccacccccaacctc GACTCCCTCCTCGTGCTCTTCTGCTTGTCTAAGGCTTCGATGAGTTCTAAGTCGAGGGATATGGCCTGGTTTCTTACGGCGATGCTCCTCCTCGTTGCTGGAGGCTGTGTCTTAACTCAG GCCCacgagatagagcgagaggaTGTCAACAATGGCGACGGCTTTGAAGGTT ATGCAGCCAATCTACGGCAACTCCATGAATGTGTCAAGACACCGCCGAAGTGTAGCAATGAAGGAGGTTTTTGTCTTAATCTCCAGTTGTCTTGTGCGGGGAAGATGAACGCATCACTGTGCAACAATGACAACTGTGGATGTTGCTTGAAACATGAGTGCATCAATACTCCTAAAATATGTTCCAGTCAAAACGGCGTGTGTATTAACTTAATGGACGACTGCGCTGGTCAGACTGATGAATCTTTGTGCAGAAACAAAAACTGCAAATGCTGTATGAAGCACGAGTGCTCGAACACACCAAAGATGTGTTCTAATGAAGGTGGCACCTGCATTAATCTGATGGACGACTGCGCTGGAAAGGCTGATGAGTCTTTATGTAGAAATCAGAACTGCAAATGCTGTATAAAGCACGAGTGTTCAAACACGCCAAAGATGTGTTCCAATGAAGGCGGTGTCTGCATTAATCTAATGGACGACTGTCCTGGAAAAGCCAACGAGTCTTTATGTAGAAATCAGAACTGCAAATGCTGTATGAAGCACGAGTGTTCAAACACGCCAAAGATGTGTTCCAATGAAGGTGGCACCTGCATTAATCTGATGGACGACTGCGCTGGAAAGGTTAATGAGTCTTTATGTAGGAATCAGAACTGCAAGTGCTGCATGAAACACGAATGCTCTAACACACCAAAGCTGTGTTCCAATGAAGGCGGTGTCTGCATTAATCTGATGGACGACTGTCCTGGAAAAGCCAATGAGTCTTTATGTAGGAACAGGAACTGCAAGTGCTGCATAAAACATGAGTGCTCTAACACACCAAAGATGTGTTCTAATGAAG CAATGCAGCAACACAGAGACATGTGCCAATGA